One window of Saccharomyces mikatae IFO 1815 strain IFO1815 genome assembly, chromosome: 8 genomic DNA carries:
- the SMKI08G2600 gene encoding pepsin-like aspartic protease has protein sequence MQLFPLLSLALSLAYSQAVLGSSSDSYVRFPVQKLANVPGMGSQDVSNVFKRDDVLNSTLINAVGMYVVKVEIGTPPQTAYLQLDTGSSDMYVNDADSPYCVLMSYGSGYASTDNYELTATATELPSSTISSESYSTLCAYWGTFSVGNSSTFKYNDTQFDETYGDGTYYRGTYGTDVVSLGNITLESFSFGVANNTENQGGILGISLPAGENTHSLGGAYNTTPFEYENFPMALKSHGKIEKIAYSLFLNEPKAHFGSILFGAVDKSKYSGQLYTLPMLQAYDTLDSVSPGMFVTAQSVAVLNGDSGNKTVSKVRFPVLFDSGTTYSSLPTEVAHAIGKSFDGKYSSGDQGYTFDCSKVKDTLLSIDFGGFNISANISNFVTRTKDHCLLNIEAADSGFVLGDAFLVDAYVVFDLESHEVSIAQASFDDKKEEIEVISDRVPGAIRAPGYSSTWVYTPGSPIGTGDFYNVSWTSYSGYSEYQSLVATAVVSSSDSSGGSDSSSSSSSSSSRSAETTTEKHNAGDRLYQSSFPFSLASFLSYFLL, from the coding sequence ATGCAGCTGTTCCCTCTTCTATCGTTAGCGTTATCTTTGGCCTATTCTCAGGCTGTTTTGGGTTCTTCCTCAGACTCTTACGTCAGGTTTCCCGTTCAAAAGCTAGCAAATGTCCCAGGAATGGGCTCGCAAGATGTATCTAAcgttttcaaaagagatgACGTCCTGAATTCGACTTTGATTAATGCCGTAGGAATGTACGTCGTCAAGGTGGAAATCGGAACCCCTCCCCAAACCGCGTACCTTCAGTTAGACACTGGCTCTTCTGATATGTATGTAAATGATGCTGATAGTCCATATTGCGTATTGATGTCTTACGGGTCAGGCTACGCTTCGACCGACAATTACGAGCTCACAGCAACTGCCACCGAGCTTCCTTCTTCCACTATATCGTCGGAGAGTTACAGTACTCTTTGTGCCTACTGGGGCACATTCAGTGTCGGAAACTCCTCTACTTTCAAGTACAATGACACTCAGTTCGATGAGACTTACGGCGATGGTACGTATTACAGAGGCACGTATGGAACAGACGTTGTTTCTTTAGGTAATATTACGCTAGAAAGTTTTTCGTTTGGAGTGGCCAACAACACAGAAAACCAAGGTGGTATTCTGGGCATATCACTTCCTGCTGGAGAAAATACACATTCGCTTGGAGGAGCCTATAACACGACCCCctttgaatatgaaaacTTTCCAATGGCACTGAAAAGCCACGGAAAGATTGAGAAGATAGCATATTCCTTGTTTCTGAATGAACCTAAAGCACATTTCGGAAGCATCCTGTTCGGAGCAGTCGACAAAAGCAAATACTCGGGGCAGCTTTACACCCTGCCTATGCTGCAGGCTTACGATACCCTCGATTCAGTGAGTCCAGGAATGTTTGTTACAGCGCAGAGCGTCGCGGTTTTGAATGGCGACTCTGGAAACAAAACTGTGTCGAAGGTCCGATTCCCGGTGTTGTTTGATTCTGGTACCACCTATTCTAGTCTGCCTACTGAAGTTGCACATGCAATCGGTAAAAGTTTTGACGGAAAGTACAGTTCTGGCGATCAAGGCTACACCTTTGATTGTTCAAAAGTAAAGGATACTCTACTGTCTATTGATTTTGGAGGATTCAATATATCGGCAAACATATCCAATTTTGTGACACGGACGAAGGACCACTGTCTTCTGAACATTGAAGCCGCTGACTCAGGATTCGTGTTAGGAGACGCATTTCTTGTTGACGCATATGTTGTCTTTGACTTGGAAAGTCACGAGGTTTCTATTGCGCAGGCTAGTTTTGAcgataaaaaagaagagattgAGGTTATCTCTGACAGAGTTCCGGGTGCCATCCGAGCTCCCGGATACTCTAGTACGTGGGTGTATACACCAGGCAGCCCCATCGGAACAGGAGATTTCTACAACGTCAGTTGGACCTCCTATTCAGGGTATTCAGAGTATCAATCGTTAGTTGCCACTGCGGTTGTTAGTAGTAGTGACAGTAGCGGTGGTAGTGACagtagcagcagcagcagcagcagcagcagccgCTCAGCTGAAACAACTACAGAAAAGCATAACGCCGGCGATAGGCTCTACCAAtcatcttttcctttttctttggcttCTTTCTTATCTTATTTCCTCTTGTAA